The proteins below come from a single Azospirillum thiophilum genomic window:
- a CDS encoding ribonucleoside-diphosphate reductase subunit alpha, whose product MPAHAPDFAQELVQQLASGFDRHGNLLTLPRRAPDRLDDRHGVNRAPVQSWTPPNPSVIRIDRGRDALLTAFGKATLDDRYLLPGESYQDLFARVAAAYADDAAHAQRLYDAISRLWFMPATPILSNGGTTRGLPISCFLNAVPDSLDGIVDVWNENVRLASNGGGIGTYWGGVRSIGEAVKGNGSTSGIIPFIRVMDSLTLAISQGSLRRGSAAVYLDIHHPEIEEFLEIRKSSGDFNRKSLNLHHAVVITDAFMEAVRDDKPFPLVSPKSGAVLKHANARQVWQKILEARMQTGEPYLLFGDTVNRALPKHQRDLGLRVSTSNLCSEITLATGKDHLDNDRTAVCCLASMNLETWDEWNREEGLVEDVLRFLDNVLTRFIAEAPEGMENAVYSAMRERSVGLGVMGFHSFLQARGVPFESAVAKAWNLRFFRKLRRDADAASVLLAHERGPCPDAAERNMMVRFSHKLAIAPTASISIICGGASACIEPIPANIYTHKTLSGSMPVRNPHLERLLAAKGADRPEIWQSIIEHEGSVQHLDILDDDEKAVFRTAFEIDQRWIVEFAADRTPFICQSQSINLYLPGDIDKWDLHMLHWTAWEKGLKSLYYCRSKSVQRAAFAGKERAADKADLQVPRTDYEECLACQ is encoded by the coding sequence ATGCCGGCCCACGCCCCAGACTTTGCCCAGGAGCTCGTCCAGCAGCTCGCCAGCGGTTTCGACCGTCACGGGAACCTGCTGACGCTGCCCCGACGGGCACCGGATCGCCTGGACGACCGGCACGGCGTCAACCGCGCGCCGGTGCAGAGCTGGACGCCGCCCAATCCCTCCGTCATCCGCATCGACCGCGGCCGCGACGCCCTGCTGACCGCCTTCGGCAAGGCGACGCTGGACGACCGCTACCTGCTGCCGGGCGAGAGCTACCAGGATCTGTTCGCCCGCGTCGCCGCCGCCTATGCCGACGATGCCGCCCATGCCCAGCGGCTCTACGACGCCATCTCCCGCCTGTGGTTCATGCCGGCGACGCCGATCCTCAGCAACGGCGGCACCACGCGCGGGCTGCCGATCTCCTGCTTCCTCAACGCCGTGCCGGATTCGCTCGACGGCATCGTCGACGTCTGGAACGAGAATGTCCGGCTGGCGTCCAACGGCGGCGGCATCGGCACCTATTGGGGCGGCGTGCGGTCCATCGGCGAAGCGGTCAAGGGCAACGGCAGCACATCGGGCATCATCCCCTTCATCCGTGTGATGGACAGCCTGACGCTGGCGATCAGCCAGGGCTCGCTGCGGCGCGGCTCGGCCGCCGTCTATCTCGACATCCACCATCCGGAGATCGAGGAGTTCCTGGAGATCCGCAAATCCTCGGGCGACTTCAACCGCAAGAGCCTCAACCTGCACCATGCCGTCGTCATCACCGACGCCTTCATGGAGGCGGTGCGCGACGACAAGCCCTTCCCGCTGGTCAGCCCCAAGAGCGGCGCCGTCCTGAAGCATGCCAACGCGCGCCAGGTCTGGCAGAAGATCCTGGAGGCCCGCATGCAGACCGGCGAGCCGTACCTGCTGTTCGGCGACACGGTGAACCGGGCGCTTCCCAAGCACCAGCGCGACCTCGGCCTGCGCGTCTCCACCTCCAACCTGTGCAGCGAGATCACGCTGGCGACCGGCAAGGACCATCTGGACAACGACCGCACGGCGGTGTGCTGCCTCGCCTCGATGAACCTGGAGACCTGGGACGAGTGGAACCGCGAGGAGGGGCTGGTCGAGGACGTTCTGCGCTTCCTCGACAATGTGCTGACCCGCTTCATCGCAGAGGCGCCGGAGGGGATGGAGAACGCCGTCTACTCGGCGATGCGCGAACGCTCGGTGGGCTTGGGGGTGATGGGCTTCCACTCCTTCCTCCAGGCTAGGGGCGTGCCGTTCGAAAGCGCGGTGGCCAAGGCGTGGAACCTGCGCTTCTTCCGCAAGCTGCGCCGCGACGCCGATGCCGCCTCGGTTCTGCTGGCCCACGAGCGCGGCCCCTGCCCCGACGCCGCCGAGCGCAACATGATGGTGCGCTTCAGCCACAAGCTGGCGATCGCGCCGACCGCCTCGATCAGCATCATCTGCGGCGGGGCCAGCGCCTGCATCGAGCCGATCCCGGCCAACATCTACACCCACAAGACGCTGTCGGGCTCGATGCCGGTGCGCAACCCCCATCTGGAACGGCTGCTGGCCGCCAAGGGCGCCGACCGGCCCGAGATCTGGCAGTCGATCATCGAGCATGAGGGCTCGGTCCAGCATCTCGACATCCTCGATGACGACGAGAAGGCGGTCTTCCGCACCGCCTTCGAGATCGACCAGCGCTGGATCGTCGAGTTCGCCGCCGACCGCACCCCCTTCATCTGCCAGAGCCAGTCGATCAACCTCTATCTGCCGGGCGACATCGACAAGTGGGACCTGCACATGCTGCACTGGACCGCCTGGGAGAAGGGGTTGAAGAGCCTCTACTACTGCCGCTCCAAATCGGTGCAGCGCGCCGCCTTCGCCGGCAAGGAGCGCGCGGCGGACAAGGCGGACCTGCAGGTGCCGCGCACCGACTACGAGGAATGCCTCGCCTGCCAGTGA
- a CDS encoding acyl-CoA thioesterase, with protein sequence MDSAHAAEKRRLSFPDGQETRFLEMIFPEQANHYGTLFGGTALDLMGKAAFIAASRAARHAVVMASSEKVTFHSPVAVGQLAELVSRVERVGRSSMTVHVSLTAEVLATGERRLAAEGWFVMVAVDDRGRPVPAMTFQSVQRDTSQG encoded by the coding sequence ATGGACAGCGCCCATGCCGCCGAGAAGCGCCGGCTTTCCTTTCCTGATGGGCAGGAAACCCGCTTCCTCGAAATGATATTCCCCGAGCAGGCCAACCATTACGGCACGCTGTTCGGTGGCACCGCCCTCGACTTGATGGGGAAGGCCGCCTTCATCGCGGCCAGCCGCGCCGCCCGTCATGCCGTCGTCATGGCCTCGTCCGAGAAGGTCACCTTCCACAGCCCCGTGGCGGTCGGCCAACTGGCGGAGCTGGTCAGCCGGGTCGAACGGGTCGGGCGGAGCTCCATGACCGTCCACGTCTCCCTCACCGCGGAGGTGCTGGCCACCGGGGAACGCCGGCTGGCAGCCGAGGGGTGGTTCGTCATGGTTGCCGTCGACGACCGGGGGAGGCCGGTCCCGGCCATGACCTTTCAGAGCGTTCAACGCGACACCTCGCAGGGCTGA
- a CDS encoding LysR family transcriptional regulator: MHEAVGMAILERIHLAIIREVDRHGSLTAAATQLNLTQSALSHSIRKLEDQIGVEVWHREGRSLRPTQAGEWLLAVANRLLPQLSHAEERLQQFAQGERGTLRIGMECHPCYQWLLKIVAPYVDAWPKVDMDIRQKFQFGGIGALFGHEIDMLVTPDPLFKPGLRFEPVFDYEQVLVVGPKHRLRDAAFVEPRQLTEEILITYPVATDRLDIYTRFLMPAGISPRQHKPIETTDIMLLMVAHGRGVAALPRWLVEEQSARFDVSPVRLGRDGVAKQIFLGFREADAEIDYLRGFIDLALAHRNGAAA, translated from the coding sequence ATGCATGAGGCCGTCGGCATGGCGATCCTGGAGCGCATCCATCTGGCGATCATCCGCGAGGTCGACCGTCACGGCTCGCTGACGGCGGCGGCGACCCAGCTGAATCTGACCCAATCGGCGCTGAGCCACAGCATCCGCAAGCTGGAGGATCAGATCGGGGTGGAGGTCTGGCACCGCGAGGGCCGCAGCCTGCGGCCGACCCAGGCCGGGGAATGGCTGCTGGCGGTCGCCAACCGCCTGCTGCCGCAATTGTCCCACGCCGAGGAACGGCTCCAGCAGTTCGCCCAGGGGGAGCGGGGAACCCTGCGCATCGGGATGGAATGCCACCCCTGCTATCAATGGCTGCTGAAGATCGTGGCACCCTATGTCGATGCCTGGCCGAAGGTGGACATGGACATCCGGCAGAAGTTCCAGTTCGGCGGCATCGGCGCGCTGTTCGGCCACGAGATCGACATGCTGGTCACGCCGGACCCGTTGTTCAAGCCCGGGCTGCGCTTCGAACCGGTGTTCGACTACGAGCAGGTTCTGGTGGTCGGCCCAAAGCACCGGCTGCGCGACGCCGCCTTCGTCGAACCGCGGCAGCTCACCGAGGAGATCCTGATCACCTACCCGGTGGCGACCGACCGCCTCGACATCTACACCCGGTTCCTCATGCCGGCCGGGATCAGCCCGCGGCAGCACAAGCCGATCGAGACGACAGACATCATGCTGCTGATGGTGGCGCACGGCCGCGGCGTCGCCGCCCTGCCCCGCTGGCTGGTCGAGGAACAGAGCGCCAGGTTCGACGTGAGCCCGGTGCGGCTGGGGCGGGACGGCGTCGCCAAGCAGATCTTCCTGGGCTTCCGCGAGGCGGACGCCGAGATCGACTATCTGCGCGGATTCATCGATCTGGCGCTGGCCCACCGCAACGGGGCCGCCGCCTGA